The nucleotide window AAAGGCCGGAGCCGGCTTACTATCCTCATACCGTTTCCAGGAAAGTTCCCCTAAAAAGATGAAAGAAAGGTTGGGTAAGGAGATTATAAAAGTATTCAGCTTAGCTACCGATGTATGGCATTGTAGAAATGAGAATTGTATTGTAAGTTACCATCGCCAGATTCAAGACCTGGACCGTAATCGTGGGGTGTGTAAAGAATGCACAGAGAAACTAATTAAGAATATAAACCAATACATGGAGGATTAAACCATACAGGAGGTGTTTTTTTATGTGTGAAATTAAGGGTATGTCATTCAATTTTAGGGAAAGGCAAGAGTTTTTAATAAAGAAATTCCTGGAGAGGGGAGTCTACTATTCCAATGGTTGGGGGTTGGGATTTTATCCTGATGCGTCATTCAGATCATTGGAGGAAACCAAACCAATGAAGGGTTCCTTTGATATTTTCCTTAAAAACCTTACCATTTTCAGATCTCAAATATTTGTAGGGCAGCTGCGGAACAGTACTATCGGTGGCACTGGTCACAGGAATAACCATCCCTTCTCAAGGGAATTAAAAGGTAAAGAATACGTATTTGTGCATAATGGAACTCTGTATAAATATAGAGATCTTGAAACAGGTCAATTCCAGCCCATGGGAGACACAGACTCAGAATACTTCTTCTGCCACTTAATGAATCATATAGCTGGAAAAAAATGTCATATGTGGACTCAGAGAGATTTCAGGCGGTTTTCAGATTTTTTATTAGGGATTAGCATACTGTGTGTAGTTAAATGCGTATTCAGTGATGGGGAATACCTGTTCACCTACTATGATAAGGGGGAGGTCTATGAATTATATTACACCAACACAGTCTCAGAGATTACGGTAACAGGAAGCTGGATGAATTCTTGAAAATAACCATTTCTGATGATAAAATTCCATATGATGAAACTAACATGGAATCTGCAGAAGAAAAAAGGGCAGTGACTGTTCCCAGTAAACCATTAACTGCTAAAGTGTGGAATAAGTACTATAATAATGAGTTGATGGTTTTCAAGGATGGCGAAGCCATATACTCCAATCAACGTAAAATCACCAAACCCAAAAGGAGCATGATGAAGAATTTAAAACGGGTAAACATGGGGTTTCAAAATATGAATATGGGGAATATGGGATTTGCTGCTGATATGATATGTCATTGAGTTCGATCTCACTTTATTGGGTTCGGTTACGGGGTTTACAGGGTGGATTATTTATACCACCATTTTCCTATATTCACATGAGATCTAAATATTATCATAAGATCAGAATATGTTGCACGTAAGGTAAGTTATGGAGAGGGTTTAAGGGATATTAGTATGGTTCAATCGAGTAGAACGTTCAGGATTTTTGTTAGTTCCACTTTCAGTGACTTGAAGGAGGAGCGTAGTGCACTTCAGGAGAAGGTTTTTCCTAGGTTGCGTGAGTTGTGTATGGAGCATGGTTGTCGTTTTCAGGCTATTGATCTTAGGTGGGGTGTGTCTGAAGAGGCGAGTTTAGATCAGCAGACTATGAAGATCTGTTTGGAGGAGATTGATCGCTGTCAGAAGGTGACTCCGAAGCCTAATTTTATTGTTTTGTTGGGTGATAAGTATGGTTGGCATCCTGTGCCTTATGAGATACCTACAAGTGAGTTTGAAGAAATATACAAACTGACAAATGAAGAAGATAAAGCATTGTTGGATATGTGGTTCTGGCGTGATGATAATGCTGTGCCACCAGTTTATGACTTGCAGCCCCGTACTGGTGAATATGAAGATTATGATGCCTGGATGGAAGTAGAAAACCGGTTGAATTATATTCTTCGTAGTGCTGTTTTGCAGATGGATTTAGGTGAAAAGGATCGGTTGAAATATTTTGCTTCTGCCACTGAACAGGAAATAGTACAGGGTGCACTGGAAGTACCGGATGCTGAGGACCATGTTCACTGCTTCTTCAGGGAACTCAGCAACGTACCCTGTGAAAAGAGTGTTAGAGATTTCATTGACTTGACTGCTGATGGTGCATTTGATAAAGAAGCTTCAAACCAAATAAAAAAATTAAAAGACAGGTTAACCAATGCATTGCCTGGTAATGTTCATAATTATAATGCTGATTGGAATGATGAGGGAGTAAGCATAGAACATTTGGACGTGTTGTGTGATGATATCTACGACTCATTATCTAAGGTTATATTAGATGAGGTAGGTCAATTTGAAGAGATTGATCCTTTGGATAAGGAGATACAGGATCATCTGGATTTTGGTATGGAAAGGTTCAGATATTTCCAGGGTAGGGTGGAAATCCTGGAGGATATTGGAGATTATCTTAAAAATAGACAGGAAGAACCATTAACTATCCATGGTGTGTCTGGTTCGGGTAAGACAGCTTTAATGGCTTATGCAGCTGATAAAGCCAGGAAAGAATATCCGGAATCAAAAGTTATATCTAGATATATTGGTGCTACAGCAACTTCATCTGATATCAGATCCTTGCTTGAAAGTCTCTGTCACCAAATATCAGACATATACAACGCAGATTATGAAGGAATACCCACAGAATACCAGAAACTGGTTGATGAGCTTCCAGTGCGGCTGAGTCTGGCCACACTTGAGAAACCGTTAATCATATTCTTGGATGCCCTGGATCAGCTCTCAGACTGTGAAAATGCACGGGGTCTTGCATGGCTCCCTACATATCAACCAGAGAATGTGCATCTAATTATTTCAAGTATTCCCGGGGAGTCTTTAGATACATTAAGAAAGAAGTTTCCATCAGAGAATCTGATTGAATTAGGAGTTATGCAACCTGGTGAGGGAGAGAAGCTCCTTGATTTGTGGCTTAATGATGCGTCCAGAACTCTAGAGGAACACCAGAAAGAAGAGGTTTTAGGGAAATTTTTAATTAAAGGTTTGCCTTTGTATTTGAAGCTAGCCTTTGAAGAAGCCCGGAGATGGAAATCTTATACCAACACTGATGATGTCACTTTGAGAGAGGATATACCCCAATTAATACAGGATACATTTCAAAGATTATCAAGTGAGTCCCAGCATGGAGAAGTGATGGTATCGAAAAGTCTTTGTTATTTGGCAGCTTCCAGATATGGTCTTTCAGAAGATGAGATCCTGGATGTTCTCTCCTTGGATGAAACTCTTTTATCGGATTTTAAACGCCGTTCACCACGGTCTCCCGATGTGGATAGATTACCAGTAGTTGTCTGGTCACGACTATA belongs to uncultured Methanobacterium sp. and includes:
- a CDS encoding class II glutamine amidotransferase, whose protein sequence is MCEIKGMSFNFRERQEFLIKKFLERGVYYSNGWGLGFYPDASFRSLEETKPMKGSFDIFLKNLTIFRSQIFVGQLRNSTIGGTGHRNNHPFSRELKGKEYVFVHNGTLYKYRDLETGQFQPMGDTDSEYFFCHLMNHIAGKKCHMWTQRDFRRFSDFLLGISILCVVKCVFSDGEYLFTYYDKGEVYELYYTNTVSEITVTGSWMNS